ATAGAAAAGGCCGTAGATATTTTGAGAAAAAAGGGCCTTGCCATTGCAGCCAAGAGAGCCGGCAAAGAGGCAAAAGAAGGAGTAATTGCTTCTTATATTCACAGTAATAAAAAAATAGGTGTTCTTGTTGAAGTAAATTGTGAAACGGATTTTGTGGCAAGAACCCCTGATTTTCAGGACTTTGCCTATAATGTGGCTATGCATATCGCAGCCTCATCACCAATTTGTGTAAGCAGAGAGGAGATGCCTCAGGAGGCTCTGGAGAGAGAAAAAAGAATTTATGAAGAGCAACTCAGAGAACAGGGTAAACCTGAAAATGTCATTCCTAAGATTATTGAAGGAAAACTGGAAAAGTTCTATAAGGAGAGTGTGCTTCTTGAGC
This window of the Caldimicrobium thiodismutans genome carries:
- the tsf gene encoding translation elongation factor Ts, with protein sequence MAAISLDLVKQLRDRTAAGFSDCKKALEEAGGDIEKAVDILRKKGLAIAAKRAGKEAKEGVIASYIHSNKKIGVLVEVNCETDFVARTPDFQDFAYNVAMHIAASSPICVSREEMPQEALEREKRIYEEQLREQGKPENVIPKIIEGKLEKFYKESVLLEQPYIKNPELTIQDLLNELIAKTGEKILIRRFARFQIGE